Proteins encoded together in one Dasypus novemcinctus isolate mDasNov1 chromosome 9, mDasNov1.1.hap2, whole genome shotgun sequence window:
- the FAAH gene encoding fatty-acid amide hydrolase 1 isoform X2 encodes MVLDELWVALPCASGAALACIFVSATLALHWSRRRKAQGAAARARQRQQASLETMDKAARRFRLQNPDLDSETLLALPLPQLAQKLRRGELSPEAALFTYVGKAWEVNKWTNCVTSYLADCETQLSQILAGPKQGLLYGVPVSLKECFSYKGQNSTLGLSLNEGIPAECDSVIVQVLKLQGAVPFVHTNIPQSMFSYDCSNPLFGQTINPWRSWKSPGGSSGGEGALIGAGGSLLGLGTDIGGSIRFPSAFCGICGLKPTSNRLSKSGLKSCIQGQETVKVSVGPMARDVESLALCLRALLSEDMFHLDPTVPPLPFREEVYTSSQPLRVGYYETDNYTRPTPAMTRALLETKQCLEAAGHTLVPFLPSDIPRALDILSIGGLFSDGGQSFLQNFKGDFVDPCLGDMVLILKLPRWLKGLLAFLLKPLFPRLSSFLSSLRSRSAGKLWELQHEIELYRNAVIAQWRALDLDVLLTPMLSPAMDLNAPGRATGAVSYTMLYNCLDFPAGVVPVTTVTAEDEAQLEHYKGYFGDFWDKVLHKKTGLKHLKKSGRGQRTWPSG; translated from the exons ATGGTGCTTGACGAACTGTGGGTCGCGCTGCCTTGCGCCTCCGGGGCTGCCCTGGCCTGCATCTTCGTGTCTGCGACCTTGGCCCTGCACTGGTCCCGGCGCCGAAAGGCGCAGGGTGCGGCGGCCCGGGCGCGACAGAGGCAGCAAGCGTCCTTGGAGACCATGGACAAGGCGGCGAGGCGCTTCCGGCTACAG AACCCTGACCTGGACTCTGAAACACTGttggccctgcccctgccacaACTGGCACAGAAGTTACGCAGAGGGGAGCTGTCTCCTGAAGCAGCACTCTTCACCTACGTGGGAAAG gcctGGGAAGTGAACAAATGGACCAATTGTGTGACCTCCTATCTGGCTGATTGTGAGACTCAGTTGTCCCAGATTCTGGCAGGCCCAAAGCAGGGCCTACTCTACGGGGTCCCTGTGAGCCTCAAGGAATGCTTCAGCTACAAG GGCCAAAACTCAACATTGGGCTTGAGCCTGAATGAGGGCATACCGGCAGAGTGCGACAGTGTGATAGTGCAGGTGCTGAAGCTGCAGGGCGCCGTGCCCTTCGTGCATACCAACATTCCCCAGTCCATGTTCAG CTACGACTGCAGCAATCCCCTCTTCGGCCAGACCATCAACCCTTGGAGATCCTGGAAGAGCCCGGGTGGCTCCTCAGGTGGTGAGGGGGCCCTCATTGGGGCTGGAGGCTCCCTTCTGGGGTTGGGCACTGACATCGGTGGCAGCATCCGCTTCCCCTCTGCCTTCTGTGGCATCTGCGGTCTCAAGCCTACGAGTAATCGCCTCAG CAAGAGTGGCCTGAAGAGCTGTATCCAAGGACAGGAGACAG TGAAAGTCTCAGTTGGCCCCATGGCCCGGGATGTGGAGAGCCTGGCACTGTGCCTGCGAGCCCTGCTGAGTGAGGACATGTTCCACTTGGACCCCACCGTGCCCCCCCTGCCCTTCAGGGAGGAG GTATACACAAGTTCTCAGCCCCTGCGTGTGGGTTACTATGAGACTGACAATTATACCAGGCCCACACCAGCCATGACGCGGGCCCTGCTGGAGACCAAGCAATGCCTCGAAGCTGCTGGCCACACG CTGGTTCCCTTCTTGCCAAGCGACATACCCCGTGCCTTGGATATCCTGTCGATAGGTGGGCTGTTCAGCGACGGTGGGCAGAGCTTCCTGCAGAACTT CAAAGGTGATTTCGTGGATCCCTGCTTGGGGGACATGGTCTTAATTCTGAAGCTGCCCAGGTGGCTTAAAGGACTGCTGGCGTTCCTGCTGAAGCCGCTG TTCCCAAGGTTGTCATCTTTTCTCAGCAGCCTTAGATCTCG GTCGGCTGGAAAGCTTTGGGAGCTGCAGCATGAGATTGAG CTGTACCGCAACGCCGTGATTGCTCAGTGGAGAGCACTGGACCTGGATGTGCTGCTCACACCCATGCTGAGCCCTGCTATGGACTTGAATGCCCCAGGCAGGGCCACAG GGGCCGTCAGCTACACTATGCTCTACAACTGCCTGGACTTCCCTGCGGGGGTGGTGCCTGTCACCACGGTGACCGCCGAGGATGAGGCCCAGCTGGAACATTACAAGGGCTACTTCGGAGATTTCTGGGACAAAGTGCTGCACAAG AAGACTGGACTGAAACATCTCAAGAAGAGTGGaagggggcagcggacttggcccagtggttag
- the FAAH gene encoding fatty-acid amide hydrolase 1 isoform X1, translating into MVLDELWVALPCASGAALACIFVSATLALHWSRRRKAQGAAARARQRQQASLETMDKAARRFRLQNPDLDSETLLALPLPQLAQKLRRGELSPEAALFTYVGKAWEVNKWTNCVTSYLADCETQLSQILAGPKQGLLYGVPVSLKECFSYKGQNSTLGLSLNEGIPAECDSVIVQVLKLQGAVPFVHTNIPQSMFSYDCSNPLFGQTINPWRSWKSPGGSSGGEGALIGAGGSLLGLGTDIGGSIRFPSAFCGICGLKPTSNRLSKSGLKSCIQGQETVKVSVGPMARDVESLALCLRALLSEDMFHLDPTVPPLPFREEVYTSSQPLRVGYYETDNYTRPTPAMTRALLETKQCLEAAGHTLVPFLPSDIPRALDILSIGGLFSDGGQSFLQNFKGDFVDPCLGDMVLILKLPRWLKGLLAFLLKPLFPRLSSFLSSLRSRSAGKLWELQHEIELYRNAVIAQWRALDLDVLLTPMLSPAMDLNAPGRATGAVSYTMLYNCLDFPAGVVPVTTVTAEDEAQLEHYKGYFGDFWDKVLHKAMKKSIGLPVAVQCVALPWQEELCLRFMREVEQLMSLQSGHSDCSAPVCLAAEDLRPTHAAAQPSQGTAAPLQGKV; encoded by the exons ATGGTGCTTGACGAACTGTGGGTCGCGCTGCCTTGCGCCTCCGGGGCTGCCCTGGCCTGCATCTTCGTGTCTGCGACCTTGGCCCTGCACTGGTCCCGGCGCCGAAAGGCGCAGGGTGCGGCGGCCCGGGCGCGACAGAGGCAGCAAGCGTCCTTGGAGACCATGGACAAGGCGGCGAGGCGCTTCCGGCTACAG AACCCTGACCTGGACTCTGAAACACTGttggccctgcccctgccacaACTGGCACAGAAGTTACGCAGAGGGGAGCTGTCTCCTGAAGCAGCACTCTTCACCTACGTGGGAAAG gcctGGGAAGTGAACAAATGGACCAATTGTGTGACCTCCTATCTGGCTGATTGTGAGACTCAGTTGTCCCAGATTCTGGCAGGCCCAAAGCAGGGCCTACTCTACGGGGTCCCTGTGAGCCTCAAGGAATGCTTCAGCTACAAG GGCCAAAACTCAACATTGGGCTTGAGCCTGAATGAGGGCATACCGGCAGAGTGCGACAGTGTGATAGTGCAGGTGCTGAAGCTGCAGGGCGCCGTGCCCTTCGTGCATACCAACATTCCCCAGTCCATGTTCAG CTACGACTGCAGCAATCCCCTCTTCGGCCAGACCATCAACCCTTGGAGATCCTGGAAGAGCCCGGGTGGCTCCTCAGGTGGTGAGGGGGCCCTCATTGGGGCTGGAGGCTCCCTTCTGGGGTTGGGCACTGACATCGGTGGCAGCATCCGCTTCCCCTCTGCCTTCTGTGGCATCTGCGGTCTCAAGCCTACGAGTAATCGCCTCAG CAAGAGTGGCCTGAAGAGCTGTATCCAAGGACAGGAGACAG TGAAAGTCTCAGTTGGCCCCATGGCCCGGGATGTGGAGAGCCTGGCACTGTGCCTGCGAGCCCTGCTGAGTGAGGACATGTTCCACTTGGACCCCACCGTGCCCCCCCTGCCCTTCAGGGAGGAG GTATACACAAGTTCTCAGCCCCTGCGTGTGGGTTACTATGAGACTGACAATTATACCAGGCCCACACCAGCCATGACGCGGGCCCTGCTGGAGACCAAGCAATGCCTCGAAGCTGCTGGCCACACG CTGGTTCCCTTCTTGCCAAGCGACATACCCCGTGCCTTGGATATCCTGTCGATAGGTGGGCTGTTCAGCGACGGTGGGCAGAGCTTCCTGCAGAACTT CAAAGGTGATTTCGTGGATCCCTGCTTGGGGGACATGGTCTTAATTCTGAAGCTGCCCAGGTGGCTTAAAGGACTGCTGGCGTTCCTGCTGAAGCCGCTG TTCCCAAGGTTGTCATCTTTTCTCAGCAGCCTTAGATCTCG GTCGGCTGGAAAGCTTTGGGAGCTGCAGCATGAGATTGAG CTGTACCGCAACGCCGTGATTGCTCAGTGGAGAGCACTGGACCTGGATGTGCTGCTCACACCCATGCTGAGCCCTGCTATGGACTTGAATGCCCCAGGCAGGGCCACAG GGGCCGTCAGCTACACTATGCTCTACAACTGCCTGGACTTCCCTGCGGGGGTGGTGCCTGTCACCACGGTGACCGCCGAGGATGAGGCCCAGCTGGAACATTACAAGGGCTACTTCGGAGATTTCTGGGACAAAGTGCTGCACAAG GCCATGAAGAAGAGCATAGGGCTGCCTGTGGCCGTGCAGTGTGTGGCTCTGCCCTGGCAGGAAGAGTTGTGTCTGCGGTTCATGCGGGAGGTGGAGCAACTGATGTCCCTGCAAAGCGGCCATTCTGACTGCAGCGCACCTGTCTGCCTGGCTGCTGAGGACCTGAGGCCCACTCACGCTGCAGCCCAGCCTAGCCAGGGCACAGCTGCCCCGCTGCAAGGAAAAGTTTAG